A region from the Nematostella vectensis chromosome 13, jaNemVect1.1, whole genome shotgun sequence genome encodes:
- the LOC116604372 gene encoding enhancer of filamentation 1 isoform X3 — translation MQTVLAKALYDNIADSADELTFRKGDVITVLEKDIDGLFGWWLCSLHGRQGIAPGNRLTEIGAGPRVAKASATSQQGLLDELDYAVPRAYEDPGEDYDVPRSVLSPQDYDIPKPDEKFQFKSEESTAKIISGVKDSDGNIYQEIYDVPTLPSPDKTLQSAPFKDVIQDIVSAKAQSDAKPKSDTSSAIHASPQPLAKPPRASKMFGEKTKATPPPRPPKPSAGKLCSPSKSVPTGAKEGTQERSDTQDEGKYSIPAREHVMPGSDGGPVSDVSYNPGDKTAPGLSGKPVLKETQALDENRENKMSEKEVKGENENSGPSESRTLPEDIYKVPTSDVTPGDIYDVPPALKQYQADDIYDTPPRIPTGLRDRPLVTPPKMTTGSNERGEQTPRKTTDINHNKKYDKTSDDNRGMDKSRSGSFGRSSGSSGRVSTDSGLSLDVNYKRSSNGSKRSSNSSTGSAKHSSDSDDYVDYQEIYGDGQEKHVNIYDVPVQHVQVSEIETAPVEKKTTASILQRINMDAVKGLKLDSAGALQRLSKLEQAVDVTVTKLLSHVTSKWRDPVLLRTKISDIRDIAGKGKVALRLLTEFGLSTLANARSLENQELSGKLSRAIEPLLETYYSLKLALQRLDDTEWKSPLERPNDGHDDLDLIMVYIRSVPEDSQKLVAIVRTTATVLFSRPSKPVVLLPAKENRDATPTKVITDVKAVNSSENKEKKQQAAPPPTKPKPNREIKAAENGEPKPSENDAKREEKDVPISNVKVAEVVAKAEKFGLSSEKLESDPNESSASVLSGDNKEDVEHNVKPSEVFKKFGSPQKEKPQGAKPANGETDGVPNLPPRRPSIPTKNAPAPPQRRDSGGRLQHVRQKSLERFVPEVDPSQVVNAPPNPPPKPKLDRHKTMRKSYKYPLRHDKVALRDTPPGSPTTPKRKCNSDPTDLDIAELEEMKEKRSSDSLDEKHQEGSLSEKMNTVHVSDSDLPSGLSRQTEVSPLSPKVDPSNGLRPTVQRSKSFSRTKIERVTTTMGQESGFGEFMLSFSDKELLEFYKYEIDAQLFVLNEAMRGLFNSVESGQPPKTFVSNSKFVVLSAHKFIYIGDTLHRKIHHDKLGIDITSATTRLSECVKTLVHATKMAALQYPATNPMRELTGAAVQVSDASIALHKVVKAGKSTD, via the exons ATGCAG ACTGTCCTCGCCAAAGCTCTGTACGATAACATCGCCGACTCCGCTGATGAACTTACCTTTCGCAAAGGTGATGTCATAACAGTGCTTGAAAAAGACATTGATGGGTTGTTCGGTTGGTGGCTATGCTCATTGCATGGTCGTCAAGGCATCGCCCCTGGCAACCGTCTGACTGAAATAGGGGCGGGGCCACGGGTTGCTAAGGCTTCGGCGACATCCCAGCAGGGTCTATTGGATGAGTTGGACTATGCCGTGCCGCGGGCTTACGAAGATCCAGGCGAAGATTACGATGTTCCCCGCTCTGTGCTTAGTCCCCAGGATTACGACATCCCGAAACCCGACGAAAAATTCCAATTTAAATCGGAGGAGTCTACGGCTAAAATAATATCAGGCGTGAAAGACTCAGATGGTAATATTTATCAGGAGATCTACGATGTCCCGACTCTTCCAAGTCCAGATAAAACGCTGCAAAGTGCGCCCTTCAAGGATGTCATACAAGATATCGTTTCAGCCAAGGCTCAAAGCGATGCAAAGCCTAAATCAGACACTAGTTCTGCTATACATGCATCGCCACAGCCTCTTGCAAAGCCACCACGTGCCAGTAAAATGTTCGGCGAGAAAACAAAGGCGACACCACCACCCAGACCGCCCAAACCATCCGCTGGGAAATTATGCTCGCCCTCCAAGTCAGTACCGACGGGAGCTAAGGAGGGGACACAAGAGAGGAGTGACACACAAGACGAGGGGAAATACAGTATACCAGCTCGAGAGCATGTAATGCCCGGATCAGATGGGGGGCCTGTGTCAGACGTGTCATACAATCCTGGGGACAAGACTGCCCCTGGATTAAGCGGGAAACCTGTGTTGAAGGAGACACAAGCATTGGATGAGAATAGGGAGAATAAAATGTCCGAAAAAGAAGTTAAGGGAGAGAATGAAAACAGTGGTCCTTCCGAAAGTAGAACTCTCCCTGAGGATATTTACAAAGTTCCTACGAGTGACGTCACACCAGGGGATATCTATGATGTTCCGCCTGCACTAAAGCAGTACCAGGCGGACGATATATACGACACGCCTCCGAGGATCCCAACGGGACTGCGCGATCGACCGCTGGTCACCCCCCCAAAAATGACCACGGGCTCAAACGAGCGGGGCGAGCAGACGCCGAGAAAAACCACGGACATAAatcataataaaaaatacgacAAAACTTCGGACGACAATCGAGGCATGGACAAGAGCCGTTCGGGGAGTTTCGGGAGGTCGTCGGGGAGCTCCGGACGGGTATCGACTGACTCTGGGCTTTCGTTGGATGTGAATTACAAGCGAAGCTCGAACGGGAGCAAGCGCAGTTCGAACTCGAGTACGGGGAGCGCCAAGCACAGTTCGGATTCAGATGACTATGTTGACTACCAGGAGATTTACGGCGATGGCCAGGAAAAGCATGTCAATATTTACGACGTTCCTGTCCAG CATGTCCAGGTGTCTGAAATCGAAACGGCCCCGGTTGAGAAGAAGACCACAGCAAGTATCCTACAGAGAATAAACATGGACGCTGTCAAAGGGTTAAAGCTGGACTCCGCAGGCGCCTTACAGCGCCTTAGCAAACTTGAACAAGCCGTTGACGTCACGGTTACCAAGCTACTAAGTCACGTGACGAGTAAATGGCGAGACCCAGTCCTCTTGCGAACCAAGATCTCTGACATCCGGGATATTGCGGGCAAGGGCAAAGTTGCGCTTCGTTTGTTGACGGAGTTTGGGTTGAGTACGCTTGCAAACGCGCGCAGTCTCGAGAACCAGGAACTTAGCGGAAAGCTAAGCCGCGCTATTGAGCCTTTGCTAGAAACGTACTATTCCTTGAAGCTTGCGCTACAGCGCTTGGATGATACGGAGTGGAAGTCACCTTTAGAGCGACCGAACGATGGGCACGATGATCTGGATCTTATAATGGTGTATATAAGAAGTGTGCCGGAGGACTCCCAGAAGTTAGTAGCCATAGTGCGAACCACGGCGACTGTTCTATTCTCGCGACCTTCAAAGCCAGTCGTACTTTTGCCTGCTAAGGAAAACAGGGATGCGACACCTACTAAAGTGATAACAGATGTAAAAGCAGTCAACTCAAGCGAGAATAAAGAGAAAAAGCAACAGGCTGCACCGCCTCCAACTAAACCTAAACCAAACAGAGAGATTAAAGCGGCAGAGAACGGCGAACCAAAGCCGTCGGAGAACGACGCAAAAAGAGAGGAGAAAGACGTACCTATAAGCAACGTCAAGGTCGCGGAGGTTGTCGCCAAGGCTGAGAAATTCGGACTGTCCTCCGAGAAATTGGAGAGTGACCCGAATGAATCATCGGCGTCCGTGCTGTCTGGAGACAATAAAGAAGATGTTGAACATAACGTAAAGCCCTCGGAGGTATTTAAAAAATTCGGCTCTCCGCAAAAGGAGAAGCCCCAAGGTGCCAAACCCGCAAATGGAGAAACCGATGGAGTACCTAATCTGCCACCCAGGCGACCGAGTATCCCAACTAAGAATGCCCCTGCGCCTCCACAACGTCGAGACAGCGGTGGTAGACTCCAGCACGTGAGGCAGAAAAGCCTGGAGCGATTTGTTCCAGAGGTGGATCCCTCACAGGTGGTGAATGCCCCCCCCAATCCACCCCCCAAACCCAAGCTGGACCGGCATAAGACGATGAGGAAAAGTTACAAGTATCCCCTGCGGCATgataaggttgcactcagGGATACTCCTCCAGGCTCGCCTACGACTCCGAAGAGAAAATGCAACTCGGACCCGACTGATCTCGACATAGCAGAACTGGAAGAGATGAAGGAAAAGCGCTCATCCGATTCACTGGACGAAAAACACCAGGAGGGCTCATTGTCAGAAAAAATGAACACTGTCCATGTCTCTGATTCAGACCTACCGAGTGGTCTGTCCAGGCAGACAGAAGTTTCTCCATTGTCGCCTAAAGTTGACCCGTCTAATGGGTTACGACCCACTGTCCAACGAAGCAAGTCGTTCTCCCGGACGAAGATCGAACGGGTTACAACTACCATGGGCCAGGAATCAGGCTTTGGAGAATTCATGCTGTCGTTTAGTGACAAAGAACTACTTGAGTTCTACAAATACGAAATTGACGCGCAGCTTTTTGTGCTAAATGAAGCCATGCGAGGACTATTCAATTCTGTGGAGAGCGGCCAGCCGCCAAAGACTTTTGTTTCCAATAGCAAATTTGTCGTCTTGAGTGCACATAAGTTTATTTACATTGGCGATACGTTACATAGGAAAATCCATCATGACAAACTCGGTATCGATATCACTTCGGCAACCACTCGGCTATCGGAGTGCGTGAAGACTCTTGTTCATGCGACCAAGATGGCAGCGCTGCAGTACCCTGCGACCAACCCAATGAGGGAGCTAACTGGAGCCGCTGTGCAAGTTTCTGACGCTTCCATAGCGCTTCACAAGGTCGTCAAGGCAGGGAAATCGACGGACTAG
- the LOC116604372 gene encoding enhancer of filamentation 1 isoform X1, with amino-acid sequence MCMGASYWQIMAVKDILLNNSTVLAKALYDNIADSADELTFRKGDVITVLEKDIDGLFGWWLCSLHGRQGIAPGNRLTEIGAGPRVAKASATSQQGLLDELDYAVPRAYEDPGEDYDVPRSVLSPQDYDIPKPDEKFQFKSEESTAKIISGVKDSDGNIYQEIYDVPTLPSPDKTLQSAPFKDVIQDIVSAKAQSDAKPKSDTSSAIHASPQPLAKPPRASKMFGEKTKATPPPRPPKPSAGKLCSPSKSVPTGAKEGTQERSDTQDEGKYSIPAREHVMPGSDGGPVSDVSYNPGDKTAPGLSGKPVLKETQALDENRENKMSEKEVKGENENSGPSESRTLPEDIYKVPTSDVTPGDIYDVPPALKQYQADDIYDTPPRIPTGLRDRPLVTPPKMTTGSNERGEQTPRKTTDINHNKKYDKTSDDNRGMDKSRSGSFGRSSGSSGRVSTDSGLSLDVNYKRSSNGSKRSSNSSTGSAKHSSDSDDYVDYQEIYGDGQEKHVNIYDVPVQHVQVSEIETAPVEKKTTASILQRINMDAVKGLKLDSAGALQRLSKLEQAVDVTVTKLLSHVTSKWRDPVLLRTKISDIRDIAGKGKVALRLLTEFGLSTLANARSLENQELSGKLSRAIEPLLETYYSLKLALQRLDDTEWKSPLERPNDGHDDLDLIMVYIRSVPEDSQKLVAIVRTTATVLFSRPSKPVVLLPAKENRDATPTKVITDVKAVNSSENKEKKQQAAPPPTKPKPNREIKAAENGEPKPSENDAKREEKDVPISNVKVAEVVAKAEKFGLSSEKLESDPNESSASVLSGDNKEDVEHNVKPSEVFKKFGSPQKEKPQGAKPANGETDGVPNLPPRRPSIPTKNAPAPPQRRDSGGRLQHVRQKSLERFVPEVDPSQVVNAPPNPPPKPKLDRHKTMRKSYKYPLRHDKVALRDTPPGSPTTPKRKCNSDPTDLDIAELEEMKEKRSSDSLDEKHQEGSLSEKMNTVHVSDSDLPSGLSRQTEVSPLSPKVDPSNGLRPTVQRSKSFSRTKIERVTTTMGQESGFGEFMLSFSDKELLEFYKYEIDAQLFVLNEAMRGLFNSVESGQPPKTFVSNSKFVVLSAHKFIYIGDTLHRKIHHDKLGIDITSATTRLSECVKTLVHATKMAALQYPATNPMRELTGAAVQVSDASIALHKVVKAGKSTD; translated from the exons ATGTGTATGGGTGCATCCTATTGGCAGATCATGGCAGTGAAAGATATTCTCCTTAACAACTCT ACTGTCCTCGCCAAAGCTCTGTACGATAACATCGCCGACTCCGCTGATGAACTTACCTTTCGCAAAGGTGATGTCATAACAGTGCTTGAAAAAGACATTGATGGGTTGTTCGGTTGGTGGCTATGCTCATTGCATGGTCGTCAAGGCATCGCCCCTGGCAACCGTCTGACTGAAATAGGGGCGGGGCCACGGGTTGCTAAGGCTTCGGCGACATCCCAGCAGGGTCTATTGGATGAGTTGGACTATGCCGTGCCGCGGGCTTACGAAGATCCAGGCGAAGATTACGATGTTCCCCGCTCTGTGCTTAGTCCCCAGGATTACGACATCCCGAAACCCGACGAAAAATTCCAATTTAAATCGGAGGAGTCTACGGCTAAAATAATATCAGGCGTGAAAGACTCAGATGGTAATATTTATCAGGAGATCTACGATGTCCCGACTCTTCCAAGTCCAGATAAAACGCTGCAAAGTGCGCCCTTCAAGGATGTCATACAAGATATCGTTTCAGCCAAGGCTCAAAGCGATGCAAAGCCTAAATCAGACACTAGTTCTGCTATACATGCATCGCCACAGCCTCTTGCAAAGCCACCACGTGCCAGTAAAATGTTCGGCGAGAAAACAAAGGCGACACCACCACCCAGACCGCCCAAACCATCCGCTGGGAAATTATGCTCGCCCTCCAAGTCAGTACCGACGGGAGCTAAGGAGGGGACACAAGAGAGGAGTGACACACAAGACGAGGGGAAATACAGTATACCAGCTCGAGAGCATGTAATGCCCGGATCAGATGGGGGGCCTGTGTCAGACGTGTCATACAATCCTGGGGACAAGACTGCCCCTGGATTAAGCGGGAAACCTGTGTTGAAGGAGACACAAGCATTGGATGAGAATAGGGAGAATAAAATGTCCGAAAAAGAAGTTAAGGGAGAGAATGAAAACAGTGGTCCTTCCGAAAGTAGAACTCTCCCTGAGGATATTTACAAAGTTCCTACGAGTGACGTCACACCAGGGGATATCTATGATGTTCCGCCTGCACTAAAGCAGTACCAGGCGGACGATATATACGACACGCCTCCGAGGATCCCAACGGGACTGCGCGATCGACCGCTGGTCACCCCCCCAAAAATGACCACGGGCTCAAACGAGCGGGGCGAGCAGACGCCGAGAAAAACCACGGACATAAatcataataaaaaatacgacAAAACTTCGGACGACAATCGAGGCATGGACAAGAGCCGTTCGGGGAGTTTCGGGAGGTCGTCGGGGAGCTCCGGACGGGTATCGACTGACTCTGGGCTTTCGTTGGATGTGAATTACAAGCGAAGCTCGAACGGGAGCAAGCGCAGTTCGAACTCGAGTACGGGGAGCGCCAAGCACAGTTCGGATTCAGATGACTATGTTGACTACCAGGAGATTTACGGCGATGGCCAGGAAAAGCATGTCAATATTTACGACGTTCCTGTCCAG CATGTCCAGGTGTCTGAAATCGAAACGGCCCCGGTTGAGAAGAAGACCACAGCAAGTATCCTACAGAGAATAAACATGGACGCTGTCAAAGGGTTAAAGCTGGACTCCGCAGGCGCCTTACAGCGCCTTAGCAAACTTGAACAAGCCGTTGACGTCACGGTTACCAAGCTACTAAGTCACGTGACGAGTAAATGGCGAGACCCAGTCCTCTTGCGAACCAAGATCTCTGACATCCGGGATATTGCGGGCAAGGGCAAAGTTGCGCTTCGTTTGTTGACGGAGTTTGGGTTGAGTACGCTTGCAAACGCGCGCAGTCTCGAGAACCAGGAACTTAGCGGAAAGCTAAGCCGCGCTATTGAGCCTTTGCTAGAAACGTACTATTCCTTGAAGCTTGCGCTACAGCGCTTGGATGATACGGAGTGGAAGTCACCTTTAGAGCGACCGAACGATGGGCACGATGATCTGGATCTTATAATGGTGTATATAAGAAGTGTGCCGGAGGACTCCCAGAAGTTAGTAGCCATAGTGCGAACCACGGCGACTGTTCTATTCTCGCGACCTTCAAAGCCAGTCGTACTTTTGCCTGCTAAGGAAAACAGGGATGCGACACCTACTAAAGTGATAACAGATGTAAAAGCAGTCAACTCAAGCGAGAATAAAGAGAAAAAGCAACAGGCTGCACCGCCTCCAACTAAACCTAAACCAAACAGAGAGATTAAAGCGGCAGAGAACGGCGAACCAAAGCCGTCGGAGAACGACGCAAAAAGAGAGGAGAAAGACGTACCTATAAGCAACGTCAAGGTCGCGGAGGTTGTCGCCAAGGCTGAGAAATTCGGACTGTCCTCCGAGAAATTGGAGAGTGACCCGAATGAATCATCGGCGTCCGTGCTGTCTGGAGACAATAAAGAAGATGTTGAACATAACGTAAAGCCCTCGGAGGTATTTAAAAAATTCGGCTCTCCGCAAAAGGAGAAGCCCCAAGGTGCCAAACCCGCAAATGGAGAAACCGATGGAGTACCTAATCTGCCACCCAGGCGACCGAGTATCCCAACTAAGAATGCCCCTGCGCCTCCACAACGTCGAGACAGCGGTGGTAGACTCCAGCACGTGAGGCAGAAAAGCCTGGAGCGATTTGTTCCAGAGGTGGATCCCTCACAGGTGGTGAATGCCCCCCCCAATCCACCCCCCAAACCCAAGCTGGACCGGCATAAGACGATGAGGAAAAGTTACAAGTATCCCCTGCGGCATgataaggttgcactcagGGATACTCCTCCAGGCTCGCCTACGACTCCGAAGAGAAAATGCAACTCGGACCCGACTGATCTCGACATAGCAGAACTGGAAGAGATGAAGGAAAAGCGCTCATCCGATTCACTGGACGAAAAACACCAGGAGGGCTCATTGTCAGAAAAAATGAACACTGTCCATGTCTCTGATTCAGACCTACCGAGTGGTCTGTCCAGGCAGACAGAAGTTTCTCCATTGTCGCCTAAAGTTGACCCGTCTAATGGGTTACGACCCACTGTCCAACGAAGCAAGTCGTTCTCCCGGACGAAGATCGAACGGGTTACAACTACCATGGGCCAGGAATCAGGCTTTGGAGAATTCATGCTGTCGTTTAGTGACAAAGAACTACTTGAGTTCTACAAATACGAAATTGACGCGCAGCTTTTTGTGCTAAATGAAGCCATGCGAGGACTATTCAATTCTGTGGAGAGCGGCCAGCCGCCAAAGACTTTTGTTTCCAATAGCAAATTTGTCGTCTTGAGTGCACATAAGTTTATTTACATTGGCGATACGTTACATAGGAAAATCCATCATGACAAACTCGGTATCGATATCACTTCGGCAACCACTCGGCTATCGGAGTGCGTGAAGACTCTTGTTCATGCGACCAAGATGGCAGCGCTGCAGTACCCTGCGACCAACCCAATGAGGGAGCTAACTGGAGCCGCTGTGCAAGTTTCTGACGCTTCCATAGCGCTTCACAAGGTCGTCAAGGCAGGGAAATCGACGGACTAG
- the LOC116604372 gene encoding enhancer of filamentation 1 isoform X2 translates to MSVPTVLAKALYDNIADSADELTFRKGDVITVLEKDIDGLFGWWLCSLHGRQGIAPGNRLTEIGAGPRVAKASATSQQGLLDELDYAVPRAYEDPGEDYDVPRSVLSPQDYDIPKPDEKFQFKSEESTAKIISGVKDSDGNIYQEIYDVPTLPSPDKTLQSAPFKDVIQDIVSAKAQSDAKPKSDTSSAIHASPQPLAKPPRASKMFGEKTKATPPPRPPKPSAGKLCSPSKSVPTGAKEGTQERSDTQDEGKYSIPAREHVMPGSDGGPVSDVSYNPGDKTAPGLSGKPVLKETQALDENRENKMSEKEVKGENENSGPSESRTLPEDIYKVPTSDVTPGDIYDVPPALKQYQADDIYDTPPRIPTGLRDRPLVTPPKMTTGSNERGEQTPRKTTDINHNKKYDKTSDDNRGMDKSRSGSFGRSSGSSGRVSTDSGLSLDVNYKRSSNGSKRSSNSSTGSAKHSSDSDDYVDYQEIYGDGQEKHVNIYDVPVQHVQVSEIETAPVEKKTTASILQRINMDAVKGLKLDSAGALQRLSKLEQAVDVTVTKLLSHVTSKWRDPVLLRTKISDIRDIAGKGKVALRLLTEFGLSTLANARSLENQELSGKLSRAIEPLLETYYSLKLALQRLDDTEWKSPLERPNDGHDDLDLIMVYIRSVPEDSQKLVAIVRTTATVLFSRPSKPVVLLPAKENRDATPTKVITDVKAVNSSENKEKKQQAAPPPTKPKPNREIKAAENGEPKPSENDAKREEKDVPISNVKVAEVVAKAEKFGLSSEKLESDPNESSASVLSGDNKEDVEHNVKPSEVFKKFGSPQKEKPQGAKPANGETDGVPNLPPRRPSIPTKNAPAPPQRRDSGGRLQHVRQKSLERFVPEVDPSQVVNAPPNPPPKPKLDRHKTMRKSYKYPLRHDKVALRDTPPGSPTTPKRKCNSDPTDLDIAELEEMKEKRSSDSLDEKHQEGSLSEKMNTVHVSDSDLPSGLSRQTEVSPLSPKVDPSNGLRPTVQRSKSFSRTKIERVTTTMGQESGFGEFMLSFSDKELLEFYKYEIDAQLFVLNEAMRGLFNSVESGQPPKTFVSNSKFVVLSAHKFIYIGDTLHRKIHHDKLGIDITSATTRLSECVKTLVHATKMAALQYPATNPMRELTGAAVQVSDASIALHKVVKAGKSTD, encoded by the exons ATGTCCGTTCCG ACTGTCCTCGCCAAAGCTCTGTACGATAACATCGCCGACTCCGCTGATGAACTTACCTTTCGCAAAGGTGATGTCATAACAGTGCTTGAAAAAGACATTGATGGGTTGTTCGGTTGGTGGCTATGCTCATTGCATGGTCGTCAAGGCATCGCCCCTGGCAACCGTCTGACTGAAATAGGGGCGGGGCCACGGGTTGCTAAGGCTTCGGCGACATCCCAGCAGGGTCTATTGGATGAGTTGGACTATGCCGTGCCGCGGGCTTACGAAGATCCAGGCGAAGATTACGATGTTCCCCGCTCTGTGCTTAGTCCCCAGGATTACGACATCCCGAAACCCGACGAAAAATTCCAATTTAAATCGGAGGAGTCTACGGCTAAAATAATATCAGGCGTGAAAGACTCAGATGGTAATATTTATCAGGAGATCTACGATGTCCCGACTCTTCCAAGTCCAGATAAAACGCTGCAAAGTGCGCCCTTCAAGGATGTCATACAAGATATCGTTTCAGCCAAGGCTCAAAGCGATGCAAAGCCTAAATCAGACACTAGTTCTGCTATACATGCATCGCCACAGCCTCTTGCAAAGCCACCACGTGCCAGTAAAATGTTCGGCGAGAAAACAAAGGCGACACCACCACCCAGACCGCCCAAACCATCCGCTGGGAAATTATGCTCGCCCTCCAAGTCAGTACCGACGGGAGCTAAGGAGGGGACACAAGAGAGGAGTGACACACAAGACGAGGGGAAATACAGTATACCAGCTCGAGAGCATGTAATGCCCGGATCAGATGGGGGGCCTGTGTCAGACGTGTCATACAATCCTGGGGACAAGACTGCCCCTGGATTAAGCGGGAAACCTGTGTTGAAGGAGACACAAGCATTGGATGAGAATAGGGAGAATAAAATGTCCGAAAAAGAAGTTAAGGGAGAGAATGAAAACAGTGGTCCTTCCGAAAGTAGAACTCTCCCTGAGGATATTTACAAAGTTCCTACGAGTGACGTCACACCAGGGGATATCTATGATGTTCCGCCTGCACTAAAGCAGTACCAGGCGGACGATATATACGACACGCCTCCGAGGATCCCAACGGGACTGCGCGATCGACCGCTGGTCACCCCCCCAAAAATGACCACGGGCTCAAACGAGCGGGGCGAGCAGACGCCGAGAAAAACCACGGACATAAatcataataaaaaatacgacAAAACTTCGGACGACAATCGAGGCATGGACAAGAGCCGTTCGGGGAGTTTCGGGAGGTCGTCGGGGAGCTCCGGACGGGTATCGACTGACTCTGGGCTTTCGTTGGATGTGAATTACAAGCGAAGCTCGAACGGGAGCAAGCGCAGTTCGAACTCGAGTACGGGGAGCGCCAAGCACAGTTCGGATTCAGATGACTATGTTGACTACCAGGAGATTTACGGCGATGGCCAGGAAAAGCATGTCAATATTTACGACGTTCCTGTCCAG CATGTCCAGGTGTCTGAAATCGAAACGGCCCCGGTTGAGAAGAAGACCACAGCAAGTATCCTACAGAGAATAAACATGGACGCTGTCAAAGGGTTAAAGCTGGACTCCGCAGGCGCCTTACAGCGCCTTAGCAAACTTGAACAAGCCGTTGACGTCACGGTTACCAAGCTACTAAGTCACGTGACGAGTAAATGGCGAGACCCAGTCCTCTTGCGAACCAAGATCTCTGACATCCGGGATATTGCGGGCAAGGGCAAAGTTGCGCTTCGTTTGTTGACGGAGTTTGGGTTGAGTACGCTTGCAAACGCGCGCAGTCTCGAGAACCAGGAACTTAGCGGAAAGCTAAGCCGCGCTATTGAGCCTTTGCTAGAAACGTACTATTCCTTGAAGCTTGCGCTACAGCGCTTGGATGATACGGAGTGGAAGTCACCTTTAGAGCGACCGAACGATGGGCACGATGATCTGGATCTTATAATGGTGTATATAAGAAGTGTGCCGGAGGACTCCCAGAAGTTAGTAGCCATAGTGCGAACCACGGCGACTGTTCTATTCTCGCGACCTTCAAAGCCAGTCGTACTTTTGCCTGCTAAGGAAAACAGGGATGCGACACCTACTAAAGTGATAACAGATGTAAAAGCAGTCAACTCAAGCGAGAATAAAGAGAAAAAGCAACAGGCTGCACCGCCTCCAACTAAACCTAAACCAAACAGAGAGATTAAAGCGGCAGAGAACGGCGAACCAAAGCCGTCGGAGAACGACGCAAAAAGAGAGGAGAAAGACGTACCTATAAGCAACGTCAAGGTCGCGGAGGTTGTCGCCAAGGCTGAGAAATTCGGACTGTCCTCCGAGAAATTGGAGAGTGACCCGAATGAATCATCGGCGTCCGTGCTGTCTGGAGACAATAAAGAAGATGTTGAACATAACGTAAAGCCCTCGGAGGTATTTAAAAAATTCGGCTCTCCGCAAAAGGAGAAGCCCCAAGGTGCCAAACCCGCAAATGGAGAAACCGATGGAGTACCTAATCTGCCACCCAGGCGACCGAGTATCCCAACTAAGAATGCCCCTGCGCCTCCACAACGTCGAGACAGCGGTGGTAGACTCCAGCACGTGAGGCAGAAAAGCCTGGAGCGATTTGTTCCAGAGGTGGATCCCTCACAGGTGGTGAATGCCCCCCCCAATCCACCCCCCAAACCCAAGCTGGACCGGCATAAGACGATGAGGAAAAGTTACAAGTATCCCCTGCGGCATgataaggttgcactcagGGATACTCCTCCAGGCTCGCCTACGACTCCGAAGAGAAAATGCAACTCGGACCCGACTGATCTCGACATAGCAGAACTGGAAGAGATGAAGGAAAAGCGCTCATCCGATTCACTGGACGAAAAACACCAGGAGGGCTCATTGTCAGAAAAAATGAACACTGTCCATGTCTCTGATTCAGACCTACCGAGTGGTCTGTCCAGGCAGACAGAAGTTTCTCCATTGTCGCCTAAAGTTGACCCGTCTAATGGGTTACGACCCACTGTCCAACGAAGCAAGTCGTTCTCCCGGACGAAGATCGAACGGGTTACAACTACCATGGGCCAGGAATCAGGCTTTGGAGAATTCATGCTGTCGTTTAGTGACAAAGAACTACTTGAGTTCTACAAATACGAAATTGACGCGCAGCTTTTTGTGCTAAATGAAGCCATGCGAGGACTATTCAATTCTGTGGAGAGCGGCCAGCCGCCAAAGACTTTTGTTTCCAATAGCAAATTTGTCGTCTTGAGTGCACATAAGTTTATTTACATTGGCGATACGTTACATAGGAAAATCCATCATGACAAACTCGGTATCGATATCACTTCGGCAACCACTCGGCTATCGGAGTGCGTGAAGACTCTTGTTCATGCGACCAAGATGGCAGCGCTGCAGTACCCTGCGACCAACCCAATGAGGGAGCTAACTGGAGCCGCTGTGCAAGTTTCTGACGCTTCCATAGCGCTTCACAAGGTCGTCAAGGCAGGGAAATCGACGGACTAG